The Camelina sativa cultivar DH55 chromosome 16, Cs, whole genome shotgun sequence sequence TTTCTGTTTCTAATATGAGTTGtcagatatataattatacaattctaatttaagttaatactttataaaaaaacgtCTCAGAGAGAGTTTAATAATTTACActtattactatatttttactttaatatcAGTAAGTTTAATACTtaaatactttataatatccttaaaacaaaatcaaataaatttaccCACTTTTTCCAcgttttttctttggtcaacaACGGTTGCCGACTGACTCAAAtaatatcattttatatttgttaaaacCGACTATTTAAGCCCAGTATTAGTAATCAACTAATCACTAATCACTAATCAGAAGCTCaacctcaaaacaaaaaaaaaccatccatGGCGATTACAGATTTTTTACCAAAAGAGTACGGGTATGTCGTCATCATCCTAGTCTTCTACTGTTTCCTCAACCTCTGGATGGGTGCTCAAGTCGGCAAAGCTCGTAAAAGGTTTCCACCTATAAACACTCTTTAGATCGTTGCGCTCTCATCGACACCGATCTATATCGTTCTCGATTTCTTTCGAATTTTCCAGAAATTTTAATTGAAATCTATAGATTGATTGTGACCTAAAAACTTACAGTTTTTGAACTCATTTCATTGATTTTTGATGTTCTTAGTTGTACAATTGGATTTTGTAGTTTGATTCATTGTTTTGGTATTCTTGATCTGTTTCGATTCTAAGTTAATAAGCTTGTTGATAGGATTCTGAATCTGTTTCGATTCTAAGTTAATAAGCTTGTTGATAGGATTCTGAATCCGTTTCGATTTGAAGTTGAGAagcatgttgattgaacttaACTAGATTCTGAACCTGTTTCCAAATTGAAGTTGAGAAGCATGTTGATTGAGCTTAGCTGGATTCTGAATCTGTTGTTTACTTGTAAACTGGATTTTGTATTCTGATCCCTTGTTTTGTTCGATTTCGTTTGAGAAGCAATTTGTAGTTTAACATGATTATGATCCtttgtgtttgttcatcttACAGTTTtgagactctttttttttttttctattgattgGTCACTAATTCACCTATGAATCAATGATCCTGATGCAGGTACAATGTGCAGTATCCAACTCTCTATGCTATAGAGTCAGAAAACAAAGATGCTAAGCTCTTTAACTGTGTTCAGGTTTGTTAAACCACCCCTTTTTTTGTGTGATCCTGTATTCTTTTTCTAACGGCTTGTTTTGAGATGTGATGAATTTATTGGTTTGCAGAGAGGACACCAAAACTCTTTGGAGATGATGCCAATGTATTTCATACTGATGATTCTTGGTGGTATGAAGCACCCTAGTATCTGTGCTATNGTGTTTTGAGATGTGATGAATTTATTGGTTTGCAGAGAGGACACCAAAACTCTTTGGAGATGATGCCAATGTATTTCATACTGATGATACTTGGTGGGATGAAGCACCCTAGTATCTGTGCTGTATTGGGTTTGGTCTACAACGTTAGCCGATTCTTCTACTTCAAAGGTTACGCTACTGGTGATCCCATGAAGCGTCTCACTATTGGGTTTgttcttttattctttatacATATTTAGTTATCATTATTGATTTAGTTTAAGTCAGAGGATGATAAGAGACTAATAGTTTATACTTCGACATGTTTGTCAACGTCGTCATCTCTGAGTGAGTTTACGATTGATAATCTTTGTAATCTACATGTTCCAGGAAATACGGTTTCTTGGGTTTGCTAGGTCTCATGATCTGTACCATCTCGTTTGGTGTCACTCTGATCCGTTCTTGAGCCACACCTTTTGTAAGGTTGATGATAGATTCTCTGAGTTAGTCTACATTGGAACCGGTCTTTGTAAGTTGTCCACAAAATTTGTGTGATAAAGAATAATCTTTGGAGTTTTGTTACTTCGTTTCTTTTACATTAACTTGTCAAAGTTGTAATAATAAAAGTCAATGTAGAACAATTTAATATTCACATCCCTACGGAAATATATGTTGATCAAGAGTTTGGATCATGTTGATATGGCTATTACAAAACTTAGTCCAGGGACTTCAGTTCATTTCGGTTCGCTTACTTTGGTTCtttggttagttttgattttgaaaatgcTGCCGAAATTAATCGACATaaaatttggttcggtttggttcttGGTTAAACTCTGTTTTGAAATTCAATACTGAAAGTAACTGGATAAAGGATTTTGGTTATTGACgtaaattgatataaattttggCAAAACCGGTCTAATTGATGTATAATCcagttattcaaaaaataaataaatatatcctTCGATTAATCGAGAACCGAACCAACGTAAAGTTACCATTTTTCATATCGGTTAAGAAAGAATAACCGAACAGTCAAAATCTTGGTTCGGTTATTATCCTAGCTCTAACGGAACCCATACGGCAGGATTCGAACCTACGCGGGCAAAGCCCACATGATTTCTAGTCATGCCCGATAACCACTCCGGCACGTCCACTGTTTTGTTTAACAGTTCAAATATTGATAATATCAGTATCAATAAACAACACGTTTGGTTAACACGAATACGTGGAAATGAGtcaaaatgacaaaaatgagaaatatttgcTGTATTGTTTTTTGGGATTGGTTCTTCCTTTACGCAAAACTTGACCAGAAGCAGACAAAGTGAGACACATACATGACTACGTGTAATGATTTGTTCctttattatcaaattttgtatttctcttttgATAATGACGATCAAATAGTAATACTATTAAGGTAATCGACTCATACTATTTCTTGTGAaccctacaaaaaaaatcaaatatcactATCGTATGGATTTTATTTGCCTTGGCTAAAAGATAAACTTTCCTTACTTGTTGTTGCCTTTTAATTTAAAGGGTTTATTTTTGCCGACAAGCAAACAAGGATTGGATCGTGTAGATTTGGTTCATTtggtagaaaatatataatttgctAATAAAAAGACTCAAAGCCACTTGTGAATAGCCACACTTATGTCCACTCTGTTATCTCTTTTCACCACACAACACATATATGACAGATTCTCTTATAGACAACTTTATGATCCCCCACCATCACCTAATGATAGATACATTTTTAACAACATTGTGAAGATTGTATAGGTTCTATTCAAAATCAACTGGGATATGAACATATGATTGAAGTAGCTTTTGCTGATCATACTAGATtggattttcttttaatttggtttattaacCGCAGGGGTCAAATATAATTACTAGTTATGATCGATGATGTTTAAAACATGAACAGAAATCATACCTTGATGATTTATGATTAAGTcgtataaattagttttttggCTGATAAATaagatttaaacattttatcaaCCAATTTTATTTGGCTAGCTCATTGATATTAGACAAACTGTACTGAGACTGTAAATCAAATGGAAATAGTTTTAGAAGGCATACGCTACAAATGATTAACCGAGACAAAGGACATAGTGATTTGAAAGGGAAAGGGGAGATCGATTTAAAACAAGGTTCAGCACAAAGGACACCTGAGAAGCTATTCGAGAGGCAAAATCAAAAGTAATGTGGAATAAACACATGTGGTTCTCACACGCTACGTACGCCTAAATACTACTTGTAGTCTGgcttgcaaaaaaatatatcacttAACAATGAGAGATAGAATGTCAAGTTGGAATCTTGTTGTAGATCCCTCTTGTGTTTTCTGTCATAAACCCCTTCAATATCGCAGTCATTTGTTCTTCACTTGTCAATACTCGGGAGAGGTTTGGTTGGGCTAGCTAAAAAGCTTTCTTTAGGAAATTCTCAACAACTTGGTATTTCTTGATGGAGAAACGGTGCATCCTCTTTCaccaaaaattttgaattaaagaaagagatataTCACCGAAGTTCCAAACTCTGCTTTCCACTTTCTCTctaatcatcaatcatcttttCAATATTGTtgtaatttactaattattctatgttatttgttttgcatatattggatTGTGTTACTGTTAAAATCCAATAATTATTAAAGAATAACATAGAACAAGTAGTAAATTACAACAATGATGAAAAGATGATTGATGAACGACTGTAGAAAAGAGAGTCAAGAACTTTGATGATCTCTTTTCTTAACTCAAAAGTCGCTCCATAATGTGACGGTTTTTCTATTGATTCTCAACATATATCCAACAAAAGCCAAACGAACTCTAGCAATGTGGTGCACTCTCAtaaaaaaacaaggaagaagagagaagatggatTTGTTATCGAATTGATCGAGAGGAAATCCATGACTTTATAGCCCAAGAGCTCAACGTTAGCAGATGGATAACTCATCTTAAATGACAAAGTTATGAGATTTTGATTCTCACAACAAAGTCAAAAACGTTTTTGACCTTACTTGTCATTGATTTTATGTTGTTACAAAACTCAATATTTAATTgagacattttttatttaattaacaagtttatttaatcaaaattagtttagaaaaaataaaaatctatattaacattttatgttttagccttatagttttttttttattttttttttatttttttattttttaatttgtttttattttacccTTATACTTATAGTTAAAGTTAActatacttgaaaaaaaatattttcaaattttatctaAGTTCCATAAATCTCTCTACctaattcaaacatatatatatgatttttctttcacttttagttgatcatatatttaaattattttgaatcttATTACATAAAACATTAACttactagaattttttttttcagcatatgatgtgattcaaacttttcttaacggatatatattactcaatcgaTGAATAAAAAATGACTTACTTCAgtactttattttaaagaatttaaacttttaaaaagttaaaataacattaatttgtACTACATGAgtaaacttcatttttttttgttaacactatcaaTGTTAGACTAATAGACATCTaataatattatgcaaaaaatCAAATGGTTCTGCAGTATGCCGCATTTTAAATcagaaaattatcaaaatacaattttacaatcttaaacactaaacaaagcaaataaaattaacaaacaaatacaatttaaaattttaagtttttgtcaCAAATAACTTGTCTTACGGTATATCCCAGATTAAAatctaataatcatataatctGTTTCGCAAATCTCAAAACTCAAATTCAGCGCATGTGTGTTTGAGTTCCTCTTCTAACTTTCAAAGTAGACATGTTCTCAAGCTCCTCACAAATAAATCTTTAGAAAAAAGATTACCTCCTCTTGACGAGATACACATTTCAACTCACAGTTTATTCACCAtggtaaaaaagaaacaatagaagaTATGGAAAAGTTCCAATTTCAAATGATTTAttcaacaaataaagaaaacatataacaaacaaTTCACAAAATTTGTCAAATCCCATTAGATTATTGTCATAAATTCTCTTTACACCTTGCTTAATGTCTATTACACCTGTCAAGCATTGTTGTTGTAGTTTTTTCTTCACAAGTGGTTAGATTATTTTTAGCATACGTTTCTATAATATTACATTTGAGTGCATGCATGGCGGCCAAAGTTTTAGGACCTTACCACTTCATTCTTTCAAAATCAATATCGCAATTATTATTAGTGGCCACCACCGACTGCATTATGAACCCCACATGTCCACATATGTTTCTTCTAATTAATAGTGTATACGGTTGGGAACTACTCCACATTCATATATGACTGTGAGATCTTAAATAACCTAATTACAATTACTAAAACAGCTTCTAtgcaatcatatatatataaaaaagtaaggtttcactctcgtTATTAGTctacttggcaatgcaattttaacaaataaaaaatatttatattaaaatataaatttaaaaaaaaataatttcac is a genomic window containing:
- the LOC104750366 gene encoding microsomal glutathione S-transferase 3-like, yielding MAITDFLPKEYGYVVIILVFYCFLNLWMGAQVGKARKRYNVQYPTLYAIESENKDAKLFNCVQRGHQNSLEMMPMYFILMILGGMKHPSICAILGLVYNVSRFFYFKGYATGDPMKRLTIGKYGFLGLLGLMICTISFGVTLIRS